Proteins co-encoded in one Hymenobacter swuensis DY53 genomic window:
- the porU2 gene encoding putative type IX secretion system sortase PorU2, with protein MKQAYQKLWLLALLLLTLWAPAAQAQSGPYGNEWIVPGQQYYKIKVARDGLYRLNYQYLQQAGISGVNPQRLQLWRRGKEVAIHVGGNTTALDNSTFIEFFGQRNDAALDRALYKNAADQTHTLYSLYTDTASYFLTWSATTNGRRMEQPAPVAGSAIHTHWLKPALTVYRNAYSDVDKQVYSYSPWLDAGEGFLSRPVGSGSDPFGGVPVTQTFSSPTTREVATQGNLMVEMVLVGTTRFNHAGTIYVVGAAGERQLGTYQLTAYNKVVLRYPLQRTDIAANGRVQIRLLADVSNSTTNTPTHVRVGYIRVTYPQIAQWTAGQDSVSLRNDSTLTGPAYYQLSGAPTSVMGYDVTDPYNVQRIVGTAGTQRSYVFPAANNRTRSLMLADAAQLPEPAQPLKRVQFRAISAAAHNFIIITSRVLMKPAGTGTGAVTDAVRAYATYRASTIGGGWDTLVVTSEQLYDQFYYGDKSVLALRQFSLWMLNGSTRPKSLLLLGKGLGAGEYDCGAYHRQVPDQYGSCRPGNPAVVRNLVPINARGLSDNLLTADWQNNQYTARMTTGRISAQNAQDVLNYLNKLREHEALSYEPWRRNVIQLNGPREPYQIPLFDSFLATYATFMRKPPFAANIVKTYRRADYPGTIPGETAPLNLAQDFNNGVSLVSYFGHGDATRLAWNIANINDAANGFANKGKYPVWYVSGCSAGNSFRGIRSFGGDDYLLAADKGIIGFLCESDLGLETDLHLMHTEMVKLLFSDNTWYGRPIAEVQQEVSRRLQPAANSTGQDNLISMLMNTIWQGDPALKLFSPLQPDFQTSDARLQISLPAPATANASFELKLGVSNPGRITTGLLTIRVTRTVGSGTPVVVNFRVPQARQDTTYTLALTNPATGSVAGQNTFQVDLDPDNLIAESDETNNRATLNYTFLTGGVTTLSPPEFAIVGNRAVRLVAQSNVPTITARDYDLELDTVQTFTSALVQRTKVNAIMVPEWQPTLPTLAGQDSVVWYWRVRLNAPQGDESANWATSSFRVINGRTQGGWSQSHPGQFRRDERAGVEVAVPGGQWTFNGATQEATITSNRIGPARQWETLYHTIRTSATGDYTLRLLGTDTLGATTVLNANVTDRAFALSGVSAKLYPYLQLQAVLRESTAGVTPQLEQWLVTYQGVPEGVVRPSATPLTAAALTQQAQRTGTLTIPVTFQNVADYTFTAPLVGYVVVRSSNAGAPRERYYPLAGAALTAHSQREYSVRLDVRGLFGTLSGQVVLNPRRQPEQHYFNNELTLPPFEVTNNDTPPVLDVAFDGRHLLNGEIVSPQPIISIQLRDIDKLRPIRDRSNFIVVLTPKKTGVPMTVDMNSSGIVFVADSAQGTARLEYQPGKTKGLEAGVYTLEVQGRDGSGNLAGTEPYRITFEVITESTITNVFPYPNPVTSKTKFVFTLTGSTLPRNMKIQIVSLTGRVVKEIMMADLGPLRIGNNITEYAWDGTDDYGDRLANGTYLYRVVLDDPSGEFKQRATGGDRAFKKDWGKLVLLR; from the coding sequence ATGAAACAGGCTTACCAGAAGCTATGGTTACTGGCACTGCTGCTCCTGACGCTGTGGGCTCCGGCCGCGCAGGCGCAGTCGGGCCCCTACGGCAATGAGTGGATTGTGCCGGGGCAGCAGTACTACAAGATTAAAGTAGCCCGCGACGGCCTGTACCGGCTGAACTACCAGTACCTGCAACAGGCTGGCATCAGCGGCGTGAACCCGCAGCGGCTGCAACTGTGGCGACGGGGTAAGGAAGTCGCTATCCACGTGGGCGGCAACACCACCGCGCTGGACAACAGTACGTTCATCGAGTTCTTCGGCCAGCGGAACGATGCGGCTCTGGACCGTGCCCTCTACAAGAACGCGGCTGACCAGACTCACACGCTTTACAGTCTCTACACCGATACGGCGAGCTACTTTCTCACTTGGTCAGCCACGACCAATGGTAGGCGCATGGAGCAGCCAGCCCCAGTTGCGGGCAGTGCGATACACACACATTGGCTGAAGCCGGCGCTAACGGTGTACCGCAATGCCTACAGTGATGTAGATAAGCAGGTATATAGCTACTCACCGTGGCTGGATGCAGGTGAAGGCTTCCTGAGCCGTCCGGTAGGCAGCGGTAGCGACCCATTTGGCGGTGTACCGGTGACCCAAACATTTTCCAGCCCAACTACCCGGGAAGTAGCTACGCAGGGAAACTTAATGGTAGAGATGGTGCTAGTGGGCACTACTCGCTTCAATCATGCCGGAACTATATACGTAGTGGGGGCCGCTGGTGAGAGGCAACTCGGTACCTACCAACTCACGGCATATAACAAAGTGGTGCTGCGCTACCCTCTGCAGCGCACTGATATTGCTGCCAACGGCCGCGTGCAGATCCGCCTGCTGGCCGATGTATCAAATAGCACCACCAATACCCCAACGCACGTACGCGTAGGCTACATTCGAGTAACGTATCCTCAAATAGCCCAATGGACCGCTGGCCAGGATTCTGTTTCCCTGCGTAACGATTCAACCCTGACCGGGCCGGCGTACTACCAACTCAGTGGCGCGCCCACTTCCGTTATGGGTTATGATGTAACCGATCCGTACAACGTGCAGCGAATTGTTGGCACGGCCGGAACGCAACGTAGTTATGTGTTTCCCGCTGCCAACAACCGCACCCGTTCCTTGATGCTTGCTGATGCCGCCCAGTTACCCGAACCTGCCCAACCACTCAAGCGTGTGCAGTTTCGGGCAATATCAGCGGCAGCTCATAACTTCATTATTATTACCAGCCGCGTGCTGATGAAGCCTGCCGGTACCGGTACTGGAGCCGTGACAGATGCAGTACGTGCGTATGCTACTTACCGGGCCTCCACCATAGGTGGCGGTTGGGATACGCTGGTAGTTACCTCCGAGCAGCTTTACGACCAGTTTTATTACGGCGACAAATCAGTTTTGGCTCTCCGACAGTTTTCCCTATGGATGCTCAACGGCAGTACCCGGCCCAAGTCGTTACTATTGTTAGGGAAAGGTTTAGGGGCCGGTGAGTACGACTGTGGCGCTTATCACCGGCAAGTGCCAGACCAATATGGCAGCTGCCGGCCCGGTAATCCGGCCGTGGTGCGCAACTTGGTACCCATCAATGCCCGTGGGCTGTCTGATAACCTGTTAACGGCAGATTGGCAGAACAATCAATACACTGCACGCATGACTACCGGACGCATCTCTGCGCAAAATGCCCAGGATGTCCTGAATTACCTCAATAAGTTGCGCGAGCATGAAGCGTTGAGCTATGAGCCATGGCGGCGTAACGTAATTCAATTGAATGGTCCGAGGGAACCCTACCAAATTCCTTTGTTTGACAGCTTCCTCGCAACGTATGCGACTTTCATGCGCAAGCCGCCATTCGCGGCAAATATTGTTAAGACGTATCGGCGGGCTGATTACCCGGGCACTATTCCGGGCGAAACGGCTCCACTGAACTTGGCTCAGGATTTCAATAATGGGGTGAGTTTGGTTTCGTACTTCGGACACGGCGACGCGACGCGACTGGCATGGAATATTGCTAATATTAATGACGCCGCGAATGGATTCGCTAATAAGGGCAAGTATCCTGTGTGGTACGTGAGCGGCTGCTCAGCCGGTAATTCGTTTCGCGGTATCCGCTCGTTCGGCGGGGATGATTATCTGTTAGCTGCTGATAAAGGCATTATTGGCTTCTTATGCGAATCGGACTTGGGGCTAGAAACCGATTTGCACCTTATGCACACCGAAATGGTGAAGCTCCTGTTCTCCGATAATACTTGGTATGGGCGGCCAATTGCGGAGGTGCAGCAAGAGGTTTCTCGCCGGTTGCAGCCCGCCGCCAATTCTACTGGCCAAGACAATTTGATCAGTATGCTGATGAACACCATCTGGCAGGGCGACCCGGCCCTGAAGCTGTTCTCGCCCTTGCAGCCCGATTTCCAGACGTCCGATGCGCGCCTTCAGATTTCGCTTCCAGCGCCAGCCACGGCCAATGCCAGCTTTGAGTTGAAGCTGGGCGTGAGCAACCCGGGCCGGATTACAACCGGGCTGCTGACCATCCGCGTGACGCGTACGGTGGGCAGTGGAACGCCGGTGGTCGTCAATTTCAGGGTGCCCCAGGCCCGGCAGGATACCACCTACACGCTGGCCCTCACCAACCCGGCCACCGGCAGCGTAGCGGGCCAGAATACTTTCCAGGTTGATCTTGACCCTGATAATCTCATTGCGGAATCGGACGAAACCAACAACCGCGCAACGCTCAACTACACCTTCCTGACCGGCGGCGTCACTACGCTCAGCCCACCGGAGTTTGCCATTGTGGGTAACCGGGCCGTGCGGCTGGTGGCCCAGAGCAACGTGCCCACCATCACGGCCCGCGACTACGACTTGGAACTGGACACGGTGCAGACCTTCACCAGTGCTCTGGTGCAGCGCACGAAAGTAAATGCCATCATGGTGCCGGAATGGCAGCCTACGCTGCCCACACTGGCTGGGCAGGACAGCGTGGTGTGGTACTGGCGGGTACGCCTGAATGCGCCGCAGGGTGATGAAAGCGCCAACTGGGCCACCAGCTCCTTCCGCGTTATCAATGGGCGCACGCAGGGCGGCTGGTCACAGAGCCACCCCGGCCAGTTCCGCCGCGACGAGCGGGCCGGCGTGGAAGTAGCCGTGCCCGGCGGGCAGTGGACCTTTAACGGCGCTACCCAGGAAGCTACCATTACGTCTAACCGCATCGGGCCGGCGCGGCAGTGGGAAACGCTTTACCATACCATCCGCACCAGTGCCACCGGCGACTACACGCTCCGGCTGCTGGGTACCGATACGCTGGGCGCTACCACTGTGCTCAACGCCAATGTAACGGACCGTGCGTTTGCACTCAGCGGCGTATCGGCCAAGCTGTACCCATATCTGCAGTTGCAGGCAGTGTTGCGTGAATCTACGGCGGGCGTAACGCCACAGTTGGAGCAATGGCTGGTAACCTACCAGGGCGTGCCGGAAGGCGTGGTACGGCCCTCGGCCACTCCGCTTACGGCGGCGGCCCTCACCCAGCAGGCCCAGCGCACGGGCACCCTCACTATTCCGGTAACTTTCCAGAACGTGGCTGATTACACTTTCACGGCTCCGCTGGTGGGCTACGTGGTGGTGCGCTCCAGCAATGCTGGTGCCCCGCGTGAACGGTACTATCCGCTGGCTGGCGCAGCCCTTACTGCCCATTCCCAGCGCGAATACTCCGTGAGGCTAGACGTGCGCGGCCTGTTTGGGACGCTTTCGGGCCAAGTGGTACTGAATCCGCGCCGCCAGCCTGAACAGCATTACTTCAACAACGAGCTGACGCTGCCGCCCTTCGAGGTAACCAACAACGATACGCCACCGGTGCTGGATGTGGCCTTTGACGGCCGCCACCTGCTCAACGGCGAAATTGTGTCGCCTCAGCCTATTATCAGCATTCAATTGCGCGATATTGACAAGCTACGGCCCATCCGTGACCGGTCAAACTTCATTGTGGTGCTGACGCCTAAGAAAACCGGCGTGCCCATGACGGTGGATATGAACTCATCGGGCATCGTGTTCGTAGCCGACTCGGCGCAGGGTACGGCGCGGCTGGAGTATCAGCCGGGTAAAACCAAGGGCCTAGAGGCCGGGGTGTACACACTGGAAGTGCAGGGCCGCGACGGCTCAGGCAACCTGGCCGGCACCGAGCCCTACCGCATCACGTTTGAGGTCATTACCGAATCGACCATCACCAATGTCTTCCCGTACCCGAACCCGGTGACCAGCAAAACGAAATTCGTGTTTACGCTCACTGGCTCCACGCTGCCGCGCAACATGAAAATTCAGATTGTGAGCCTCACCGGCCGGGTGGTAAAGGAAATCATGATGGCCGACCTGGGGCCGCTGCGCATCGGCAATAACATCACGGAGTACGCCTGGGACGGCACCGATGACTACGGCGACCGGCTGGCCAACGGCACTTACCTCTACCGCGTGGTGCTCGATGACCCCAGCGGCGAGTTCAAGCAGCGCGCCACCGGCGGCGACCGGGCCTTCAAAAAGGATTGGGGCAAGTTGGTGTTACTACGGTAG
- a CDS encoding dihydrofolate reductase: MTALVVAVADNGVIGGENRLLWHLPLDLKHFKQLTQDHPIIMGRKTYESIGRPLPNRRNIVITRQATWQAEGCEMAASVPQALELARTTDEQVFVIGGGEIYRQALPAADVVYLTEVHHAFEGDVTFPNLTASEWREETRERHEPDDKHAYAFSFVTLRRR; the protein is encoded by the coding sequence ATGACCGCACTCGTTGTAGCCGTGGCCGATAACGGCGTTATCGGGGGCGAAAACCGCCTGCTTTGGCACCTGCCGCTGGATCTGAAGCACTTTAAGCAGCTCACCCAGGATCACCCCATCATTATGGGCCGAAAGACTTACGAGAGTATCGGCCGGCCGCTGCCCAACCGCCGCAACATCGTCATAACCCGCCAAGCCACCTGGCAGGCTGAGGGCTGCGAAATGGCCGCTTCAGTACCTCAGGCACTGGAGCTGGCCCGCACCACCGATGAGCAGGTATTCGTAATTGGGGGTGGGGAAATTTACCGTCAGGCCCTGCCTGCCGCTGATGTAGTGTATCTGACAGAGGTACACCATGCTTTTGAAGGTGACGTAACTTTCCCTAACCTCACCGCCAGCGAATGGCGCGAGGAAACAAGGGAACGGCATGAGCCCGACGACAAGCACGCCTATGCCTTCAGCTTCGTCACGCTCCGGCGTAGGTGA
- a CDS encoding peptidoglycan DD-metalloendopeptidase family protein encodes MLADLLERHQHEFGPVLPVDLNAPDVARLDFTAANPLLQQADLRDTPAFEELVARLLEAQNAHIGVGGYLENRVIYRRSPGLFGDPAVPARSLHLGVDVWLRAGTPVLAPLDALVHSVQDNANFGDYGPTIILQHQLESTTFYTLYGHLSRRETLLLRPGMTISKGDTFTEVGPAPENGDWPPHLHFQVIADLEGRSGDFPGVGLVAEREKWAALCPDPNLILQSQWL; translated from the coding sequence ATGCTTGCCGACCTGCTTGAACGCCATCAGCACGAATTTGGCCCCGTGCTGCCCGTTGACCTGAACGCTCCCGACGTGGCCCGCCTTGATTTCACCGCTGCTAACCCGCTGCTGCAACAAGCCGATTTACGCGATACGCCCGCATTTGAAGAGCTGGTAGCCCGGCTGCTGGAAGCCCAAAACGCACACATCGGGGTGGGTGGCTACCTGGAAAACCGGGTGATTTACCGCCGCAGTCCCGGCCTGTTCGGCGACCCGGCCGTGCCCGCCCGCTCGTTGCATTTAGGCGTGGATGTGTGGCTGCGCGCCGGTACGCCCGTGCTGGCCCCGTTGGACGCCTTGGTGCACAGCGTGCAGGACAATGCTAACTTCGGCGACTATGGCCCCACCATCATCCTCCAGCATCAGCTCGAATCCACCACTTTTTACACCCTCTACGGCCACCTCAGCCGCCGCGAAACCCTGCTGCTACGCCCCGGCATGACCATTAGCAAAGGTGACACCTTCACGGAAGTAGGGCCCGCCCCCGAAAACGGCGACTGGCCGCCCCACCTGCATTTCCAGGTCATAGCCGACCTGGAAGGCCGCTCCGGCGACTTCCCCGGCGTGGGACTGGTAGCAGAGCGTGAGAAGTGGGCCGCCCTATGCCCCGACCCAAATCTGATTCTGCAGAGCCAGTGGCTGTAG
- a CDS encoding ferredoxin--NADP reductase, which produces MSSPYLTLNVVELTQETPDAVTIHFERPDRQPVASQPGQFLTLILPCGPGGKKERRAYSLSSTPSEAPRLAVTVKRVSGGLVSNYLLDTVRVGQQLEVMAPLGNFTLTPQPSAARSLVLVGAGSGITPLMSMLKAVLRDEPRSYVLLVYGNRNEDSVIFARQLQQLEQQYAGRFQVEHVFSQPVRPSAEHKHTGRLNRTTLLRILEQRHQFPAPQAEYFLCGPDGMMVEAQSALELLGVPASRIRRESFVAAAESAEAAAAQPNGHGDVSAADDEGQSVTRTVTIQYEGSEYQFAVEPSQTILEAALDQDIDLPYSCQAGLCTACRGKCLSGKVHLDESEGLSDSEMKQGYVLTCVGHPLTNDVVIEIG; this is translated from the coding sequence ATGAGTAGCCCCTACCTGACGCTGAACGTGGTTGAGCTGACCCAGGAAACGCCTGACGCCGTTACCATTCACTTCGAACGGCCAGACCGCCAGCCGGTAGCCAGCCAGCCCGGCCAGTTCCTGACCCTGATTCTGCCCTGCGGCCCCGGCGGCAAAAAGGAGCGCCGCGCCTACTCGCTCAGCAGCACCCCCTCGGAGGCTCCGCGCCTGGCTGTCACGGTAAAGCGCGTTTCCGGTGGTCTGGTCAGCAACTATCTGCTGGATACCGTGCGCGTGGGCCAGCAGCTGGAAGTAATGGCCCCGCTGGGCAATTTTACGCTCACGCCCCAGCCAAGCGCGGCCCGCTCCCTGGTGCTGGTGGGTGCCGGTTCGGGTATTACGCCGCTGATGAGCATGCTTAAGGCCGTGCTGCGCGACGAACCCCGGAGCTACGTGCTGCTGGTGTACGGTAACCGCAACGAGGACTCTGTGATTTTTGCCCGCCAGCTACAACAGCTGGAGCAGCAGTACGCCGGCCGCTTCCAGGTAGAGCACGTTTTCAGCCAGCCCGTGCGGCCTTCCGCCGAGCACAAGCACACCGGCCGCCTCAACCGCACCACGCTGCTGCGTATTCTGGAGCAGCGCCACCAGTTTCCGGCCCCGCAGGCCGAGTACTTCCTCTGCGGACCCGATGGCATGATGGTGGAAGCCCAGTCTGCCTTGGAACTGCTGGGCGTGCCGGCCAGCCGCATCCGCCGCGAGAGTTTCGTGGCTGCCGCTGAATCGGCCGAAGCGGCCGCCGCCCAGCCTAACGGCCATGGCGATGTGTCGGCCGCCGACGATGAGGGGCAGTCCGTTACGCGCACCGTGACCATTCAGTATGAGGGCTCGGAGTATCAGTTTGCCGTAGAGCCCAGCCAGACCATCCTGGAAGCTGCCCTTGACCAGGATATTGATCTGCCCTATAGCTGCCAGGCTGGCCTGTGCACGGCCTGCCGGGGCAAGTGTCTGTCCGGCAAAGTCCACTTGGATGAAAGCGAAGGACTATCTGATTCCGAAATGAAGCAGGGCTACGTGCTGACTTGCGTGGGCCATCCGCTCACCAATGACGTGGTGATTGAAATTGGTTAG
- a CDS encoding exo-beta-N-acetylmuramidase NamZ family protein — translation MSSFLSSGLLSLSVLLSDCARPPQQTTATVPDTTLSQTVASPPQVLLPAAEPLRTGAEQFDKYLPLLKDKRVGVVVNQTARVGRSFLVDTLLAKGVGVKVIFGPEHGFRGEAADGATIKDGKDARSGLPALSLYGATKKPTPEMLRDIDVLVFDIQDVGARFYTFISTMHYVMEAAAEQGKQVIILDRPNPNGWYVDGPVLEPAFKTFVGMHPIPVVHGLTVGELARMINGEKWLAGGKQCQLTVIPVAGYTHSTRYDLPERPSPNLPTAHSVALYPALCLFEGTDVSVGRGTALPFEVIGAPTQPSTRPYRFTPSPNPGSTSPPQNGKLCYGQDLRQAGDIGFTLRYLLDYYQQSTNKEKFFLSDRGFDRLMGNAIVRQQIIAGKSEAEIRAGWEPGLTAYKAIRKKYLLYPDFQ, via the coding sequence ATGTCTTCATTCCTTTCTTCAGGCCTGTTGAGCCTCTCGGTCCTGCTCTCCGATTGCGCCCGCCCGCCGCAGCAAACCACGGCCACTGTGCCCGATACCACGCTCAGCCAGACGGTAGCCTCGCCCCCGCAGGTGCTACTACCCGCCGCCGAGCCGCTACGCACCGGGGCCGAACAATTTGACAAGTACCTGCCCCTGCTCAAAGACAAGCGCGTGGGCGTAGTAGTAAACCAGACGGCCCGCGTGGGCCGCTCGTTTCTGGTGGATACACTGTTGGCCAAAGGCGTAGGAGTTAAGGTAATTTTTGGGCCGGAACACGGTTTTCGGGGCGAAGCGGCCGACGGAGCCACCATCAAGGATGGCAAAGACGCCCGAAGCGGCCTGCCCGCGCTGAGCTTATACGGCGCTACCAAAAAACCGACGCCTGAAATGCTGCGGGATATTGATGTGCTGGTGTTCGACATTCAGGACGTGGGGGCGCGCTTCTACACTTTCATCAGCACCATGCACTACGTGATGGAGGCTGCCGCCGAGCAGGGCAAGCAGGTCATCATACTCGATAGACCCAACCCCAACGGCTGGTACGTGGACGGGCCGGTGCTGGAGCCGGCCTTCAAAACCTTCGTAGGCATGCACCCCATTCCGGTGGTGCACGGCCTCACGGTGGGCGAGCTGGCCCGCATGATCAACGGCGAAAAGTGGCTGGCCGGGGGCAAGCAATGCCAGCTCACAGTTATTCCGGTGGCCGGCTACACCCACAGCACCCGATACGATTTGCCCGAGCGTCCCTCCCCCAACCTGCCCACGGCCCACTCGGTGGCGCTATATCCGGCCCTGTGTCTGTTCGAGGGCACCGACGTAAGCGTGGGCCGGGGTACGGCCCTACCGTTTGAGGTGATTGGCGCGCCCACCCAGCCCAGCACCCGCCCCTACCGCTTCACGCCCAGCCCCAACCCCGGCTCCACTTCCCCGCCCCAGAATGGCAAGCTTTGCTACGGCCAAGACCTGCGCCAGGCGGGCGATATTGGCTTTACCCTGCGCTACCTGCTGGACTACTACCAGCAAAGCACCAACAAGGAGAAATTCTTCCTCTCCGACCGGGGCTTCGACCGGCTGATGGGCAACGCCATCGTGCGCCAGCAAATCATAGCCGGCAAGTCGGAAGCCGAAATCCGGGCCGGGTGGGAGCCAGGGCTGACGGCGTACAAAGCCATACGCAAGAAGTATTTGCTGTATCCGGATTTTCAATAG
- a CDS encoding ABC transporter permease — protein MTKIAIISIAMGLAVMVVSFAILEGFRNEIQNKIFSFGSHLQISKYDTNNSLEVEPIGGPRLVQDLRGNPQVKSMQPFARKTAIIKTKEEVLGVVLKGIDEKAGQSPMRQNLVAGKFITFSDTAASNDILLSRKVADKLRLKPGDKALFYFIQTPPRVRQFTVSGIYQTGLDEFDEAYVIGDIGQIRQLNAWPDSLVGGMEVTLRDFNRLDPVADNLYENLRYDLKLDKITDQYAQLFDWLQLLNRNVVIFLILIIFVATFNMVATIFIMILERTNMIGVLKAIGATDNQIRSMFFFRGLSLTVRGMFYGNLIGLGFCAIQYFFHPIPLDPENYYMDRVPIHWDPTIIIVLNAATFLTSLLAVLIPTYLISRIKPVVAIKFD, from the coding sequence GTGACAAAGATAGCCATCATCAGCATTGCCATGGGTTTGGCGGTGATGGTGGTGTCGTTTGCCATTCTGGAGGGGTTCCGCAATGAAATCCAGAACAAGATCTTCTCCTTCGGCTCGCACCTGCAGATCAGCAAGTACGATACCAATAACTCGCTGGAGGTAGAACCCATTGGCGGCCCCCGGCTGGTGCAGGACCTGCGCGGCAATCCGCAGGTGAAGTCGATGCAGCCATTTGCCCGCAAAACGGCCATCATCAAAACCAAGGAAGAAGTGCTGGGCGTGGTACTGAAGGGCATTGATGAAAAAGCAGGCCAGTCGCCGATGCGCCAGAACCTGGTGGCCGGTAAGTTCATTACCTTCTCCGATACGGCTGCCAGCAACGACATCCTGCTCTCGCGCAAGGTGGCCGATAAGCTACGCCTCAAGCCCGGCGACAAAGCCCTGTTCTACTTTATTCAGACGCCTCCCCGGGTGCGGCAGTTTACCGTCAGCGGTATCTACCAGACCGGCCTCGATGAGTTCGATGAAGCCTACGTCATCGGCGACATTGGCCAGATCCGCCAGCTCAACGCCTGGCCCGATTCGCTGGTGGGCGGCATGGAAGTCACGCTCAGAGACTTCAACCGCCTAGACCCCGTAGCCGACAACCTGTATGAAAACCTGCGCTACGACCTCAAGCTGGATAAAATCACGGACCAGTACGCCCAGCTGTTCGACTGGCTGCAGCTGCTGAACCGCAACGTGGTGATTTTCCTGATCCTGATCATCTTCGTGGCCACGTTTAATATGGTGGCCACCATCTTCATCATGATTCTGGAGCGCACCAACATGATTGGAGTACTCAAGGCCATTGGGGCCACCGATAACCAGATCCGGAGCATGTTCTTCTTCCGGGGGCTGAGCCTCACGGTGCGAGGTATGTTCTACGGCAACCTCATCGGGCTGGGATTCTGCGCCATCCAGTACTTTTTTCACCCCATTCCCCTCGACCCCGAGAACTACTACATGGACCGGGTGCCGATTCACTGGGATCCTACGATCATCATCGTCCTGAACGCGGCCACGTTCCTTACCTCCCTGCTGGCCGTCCTGATTCCGACCTACCTGATTTCGCGGATCAAGCCCGTAGTGGCCATCAAGTTCGATTAA
- the fmt gene encoding methionyl-tRNA formyltransferase codes for MLNIIFMGTPEFAVPTLEALLGWNGCRVVAVLTAPDKPAGRGRQLQGSAVKQAAEAHSLPVLQPTNLKDPAFQAELKGYAADLQVVVAFRMLPEAVWNMPPLGSINIHASLLPQYRGAAPINWSLIHGDTQTGVTSFFLQHEIDTGNLIYQDAVDIAPEDDFGTLYEKLKAAGAALALRSVQAIAAGASPSIPQQNLLELRPAPKLSKETGRLDFTESAPALANRVRGLSPIPTAFTQLPDGRTLKVFKAQPLDDEEASGPDQGGVGRWLTDGRTYLRVQTANGLLDLLDVQLEGKKRMPVTDFLRGFDVKALA; via the coding sequence ATGCTGAACATCATCTTCATGGGCACCCCGGAGTTTGCGGTGCCAACGCTGGAAGCTTTGCTGGGCTGGAACGGGTGCCGGGTGGTGGCCGTCCTTACCGCCCCGGATAAGCCCGCGGGCCGGGGCAGGCAGCTGCAAGGCTCGGCCGTGAAGCAGGCCGCTGAGGCCCACAGCCTGCCGGTGCTGCAGCCTACCAATCTGAAGGACCCCGCTTTCCAGGCCGAGCTGAAAGGCTACGCGGCTGATTTGCAAGTGGTGGTAGCTTTCCGGATGCTGCCCGAGGCGGTATGGAATATGCCGCCGCTGGGCTCCATCAACATCCACGCCTCCCTGCTGCCGCAGTACCGCGGGGCGGCTCCCATCAACTGGTCCCTCATCCACGGCGACACCCAAACGGGCGTGACCAGCTTCTTTTTGCAGCACGAAATAGATACCGGTAACCTGATTTACCAGGATGCCGTGGATATTGCCCCGGAGGATGATTTCGGCACGTTGTACGAGAAGCTGAAAGCAGCCGGCGCGGCGCTGGCCCTGCGCTCGGTGCAGGCCATTGCGGCCGGGGCGTCCCCCAGCATTCCGCAACAGAATCTGCTGGAACTGCGGCCCGCGCCCAAGCTCAGCAAGGAAACCGGCCGCCTCGATTTCACAGAATCGGCGCCGGCGCTGGCCAACCGGGTGCGGGGCCTCTCCCCCATCCCCACGGCCTTCACTCAACTACCCGACGGCCGCACGCTCAAAGTATTCAAAGCGCAGCCCCTCGACGATGAGGAAGCCAGCGGCCCCGACCAAGGCGGCGTTGGCCGTTGGCTCACCGACGGCCGCACTTATCTGCGCGTGCAAACCGCCAACGGCCTACTCGACCTGCTCGACGTGCAGTTGGAAGGCAAAAAGCGCATGCCCGTAACCGATTTCCTGCGCGGCTTTGATGTGAAGGCATTGGCCTGA